In Pseudomonas fluorescens, one genomic interval encodes:
- the hscA gene encoding Fe-S protein assembly chaperone HscA, with translation MALLQIAEPGQSPQPHQRRLAVGIDLGTTNSLVAALRSGLSEPLADADGQVILPSAVRYHADRVEVGESAKLAASSDPLNTVLSVKRLMGRGLSDVKQLGEQLPYRFVGGESHMPFIDTVQGPKSPVEVSADILKVLRQRAEATLGGELVGAVITVPAYFDDAQRQATKDAAKLAGLNVLRLLNEPTAAAVAYGLDQHAEGLVAIYDLGGGTFDISILRLTGGVFEVLATGGDSALGGDDFDHAIAGWIIESAGLSADLDPGAQRNLLQTACAAKEALTDAASVEVAYGDWKAQLTREAFDALIEPMVARSLKACRRAVRDSGIELEDVHAVVMVGGSTRVPRVREAVAEAFGRQPLTEIDPDQVVAIGAAIQADTLAGNKRDGGELLLLDVIPLSLGLETMGGLMEKVIPRNTTIPVARAQDFTTYKDGQSAMAIHVLQGERELISDCRSLARFELRGIPAMVAGAAKIRVTFQVDADGLLSVSARELGSGVEASIQVKPSYGLTDGEIAKMLKDSFQHANDDKVARVLREQQVDAQRLIEAVQGALEADGERLLDSEERMVIELQMQELAELMKGTDGYAIEQQTKRLSQVTDAFAARRMDLTVKAALSGRNLNEIEDI, from the coding sequence ATGGCCCTACTGCAGATCGCCGAACCCGGCCAAAGTCCTCAACCGCACCAGCGTCGTCTGGCTGTGGGAATCGACTTGGGCACTACCAATTCGCTGGTCGCTGCGTTGCGCAGTGGTCTTTCCGAGCCACTGGCCGACGCTGACGGGCAGGTCATCCTGCCGTCCGCCGTGCGTTATCACGCCGACCGCGTCGAGGTTGGCGAATCGGCCAAACTGGCCGCGTCCTCCGATCCCTTGAACACTGTGCTGTCGGTCAAGCGCCTGATGGGGCGTGGTCTGTCCGACGTCAAGCAATTAGGCGAGCAACTGCCATACCGCTTTGTCGGCGGCGAATCGCACATGCCGTTCATCGACACCGTACAAGGCCCGAAAAGCCCGGTCGAAGTCTCCGCCGATATCCTCAAGGTGCTGCGTCAGCGTGCTGAAGCGACCCTGGGTGGCGAACTGGTCGGTGCGGTGATCACCGTTCCGGCGTATTTCGACGATGCGCAGCGCCAAGCCACCAAGGATGCGGCGAAACTCGCCGGTCTGAATGTGCTGCGTCTGCTCAACGAGCCGACCGCTGCCGCCGTGGCGTATGGCCTGGATCAACACGCCGAAGGTCTGGTCGCAATCTATGACCTGGGCGGCGGAACCTTCGATATTTCGATTCTGCGTCTGACCGGCGGTGTTTTCGAAGTGCTCGCCACTGGCGGCGACAGCGCGCTGGGCGGCGATGACTTCGATCACGCGATTGCCGGCTGGATTATCGAGAGCGCCGGCCTGTCTGCCGATCTCGACCCGGGCGCACAACGCAATCTGCTGCAAACCGCCTGTGCGGCCAAAGAAGCCCTGACCGATGCGGCCAGCGTTGAAGTCGCCTACGGTGACTGGAAAGCGCAGCTGACCCGCGAAGCCTTCGATGCGCTGATCGAGCCGATGGTTGCTCGCAGCCTGAAAGCCTGCCGCCGCGCTGTGCGTGATTCCGGTATTGAGTTGGAAGACGTGCATGCCGTGGTCATGGTCGGTGGTTCGACTCGTGTGCCGCGTGTTCGCGAGGCGGTTGCCGAAGCCTTTGGTCGTCAGCCACTGACCGAAATCGACCCGGATCAAGTGGTGGCCATCGGGGCCGCGATCCAGGCGGATACGCTGGCTGGCAACAAGCGTGATGGCGGCGAACTGCTGCTGCTCGACGTGATTCCACTGTCCCTTGGGCTGGAAACCATGGGCGGGCTGATGGAGAAGGTGATTCCGCGCAACACCACCATCCCGGTCGCCCGTGCGCAGGACTTCACTACTTATAAAGACGGCCAGTCGGCCATGGCGATCCATGTGCTGCAGGGTGAGCGCGAGCTGATCAGCGACTGCCGCTCCCTGGCGCGCTTCGAACTGCGCGGCATTCCAGCGATGGTGGCCGGTGCGGCGAAGATTCGCGTGACCTTCCAGGTCGATGCCGACGGCCTGCTCAGCGTGTCTGCCCGCGAACTGGGTTCGGGCGTCGAGGCGAGCATTCAGGTCAAACCGTCCTACGGTCTGACCGACGGTGAAATCGCCAAGATGCTCAAGGACTCGTTCCAGCACGCCAATGACGACAAGGTCGCCCGCGTCCTGCGCGAGCAGCAAGTCGATGCCCAACGCCTGATCGAAGCGGTGCAGGGTGCTCTGGAAGCCGATGGCGAGCGTTTGCTCGACTCCGAGGAGCGCATGGTAATCGAGCTGCAGATGCAAGAACTGGCCGAACTGATGAAAGGCACCGATGGTTACGCCATCGAGCAGCAGACCAAGCGTCTGTCGCAAGTGACCGATGCTTTTGCTGCCCGCCGCATGGATCTGACGGTGAAAGCCGCTCTGTCGGGGCGCAATCTGAATGAAATCGAGGATATCTGA
- the hscB gene encoding co-chaperone HscB — MGIPCHFALFELQPSFRLDLEQLATRYRELARGVHPDRFADASEREQRSALEQSARLNDAYQTLKSPAQRARYLLTISGHEVPMEVTVHDPEFLLQQMQWREELEDLQDSADLDGVAVFKRRLKVAQEQLNESFAACWDDAAQREQAERLMRRMQFLDKLTYEVRQLEERLDD, encoded by the coding sequence GTGGGTATTCCTTGTCATTTCGCTTTATTCGAGCTGCAACCGAGCTTTCGCCTGGATCTCGAGCAGTTGGCCACGCGCTACCGTGAGTTGGCGCGCGGTGTTCATCCTGACCGCTTTGCCGACGCTTCCGAGCGCGAGCAGCGCTCAGCGCTCGAGCAGTCTGCGCGGCTTAACGACGCGTATCAGACGCTCAAGAGTCCTGCCCAGCGTGCACGCTACCTGCTGACCATCAGCGGGCATGAAGTGCCGATGGAAGTCACGGTCCATGACCCCGAGTTTCTCTTGCAGCAGATGCAATGGCGCGAAGAGCTCGAAGACCTCCAGGACAGCGCCGATCTCGACGGTGTCGCGGTATTCAAGCGTCGCCTGAAGGTGGCTCAGGAACAGTTGAACGAAAGCTTCGCAGCCTGTTGGGATGATGCGGCGCAACGCGAACAGGCCGAACGCCTGATGCGGCGCATGCAGTTCCTCGACAAGCTCACCTACGAAGTGCGCCAGTTAGAAGAGCGCCTCGACGATTAA
- the iscA gene encoding iron-sulfur cluster assembly protein IscA: protein MAISMTEAAARHVRRSLDGRGKGEGIRLGVRTTGCSGLAYVLEFVDEVVAEDQVFESHGEKVIIDPKSLAYLDGTELDFVKEGLNEGFKFNNPNVRGECGCGESFNI from the coding sequence ATGGCTATCAGCATGACAGAAGCGGCTGCTCGACACGTGCGACGCTCCCTCGACGGGCGCGGCAAAGGTGAAGGGATTCGTCTGGGTGTTCGCACCACGGGCTGTTCCGGCCTTGCCTACGTGCTGGAGTTTGTCGACGAGGTGGTTGCCGAGGATCAGGTGTTCGAAAGTCACGGCGAGAAAGTGATCATCGACCCGAAAAGCCTGGCTTACCTGGACGGCACCGAGCTCGATTTCGTCAAGGAAGGGTTGAACGAAGGCTTCAAGTTCAACAACCCCAACGTACGCGGTGAATGTGGCTGCGGCGAAAGCTTCAACATCTGA
- the iscU gene encoding Fe-S cluster assembly scaffold IscU, translated as MAYSEKVIDHYENPRNVGKMNAEDPDVGTGMVGAPACGDVMRLQIKVNDQGVIEDAKFKTYGCGSAIASSSLATEWMKGKTLDEAETIKNTQLAEELALPPVKIHCSVLAEDAIKAAVRDYKQKKGLI; from the coding sequence ATGGCTTACAGCGAAAAGGTCATCGACCACTACGAAAACCCGCGCAACGTCGGCAAGATGAACGCGGAAGACCCGGATGTCGGCACCGGCATGGTCGGCGCTCCGGCGTGCGGCGACGTGATGCGTCTGCAGATCAAGGTCAACGATCAGGGCGTTATCGAAGACGCCAAGTTCAAGACCTATGGCTGCGGTTCGGCAATCGCTTCCAGCTCCCTGGCCACCGAGTGGATGAAGGGCAAGACGCTGGACGAAGCCGAGACCATCAAGAACACTCAGTTGGCCGAAGAACTGGCTCTGCCGCCAGTGAAAATCCACTGCTCGGTACTCGCTGAAGACGCTATCAAAGCGGCTGTTCGCGACTACAAGCAGAAGAAAGGCTTGATCTAA
- a CDS encoding IscS subfamily cysteine desulfurase has protein sequence MKLPIYLDYSATTPVDPRVAQKMSECLLVDGNFGNPASRSHVFGWKAEESVENARRQVADLVNADPREIVWTSGATESDNLAIKGAAHFYGSKGKHLITSKIEHKAVLDTMRQLEREGFEVTYLEPTEDGLITPAMIEAALREDTILVSVMHVNNEIGTINDIAAIGELTRSKGVLLHVDAAQSTGKVDIDLQKLKVDMMSFSAHKTYGPKGIGALYVSRKPRVRIEATMHGGGHERGMRSGTLATHQIVGMGEAFRVAKEDMAAENVRIKALSDRFYKQVEHLEELYVNGSLTARVPHNLNLSFNYVEGESLIMALKDLAVSSGSACTSASLEPSYVLRALGRNDELAHSSIRFTFGRFTTEEEIDYAAQKVCEAVTKLRALSPLWDMYKDGVDISKIEWAAH, from the coding sequence ATGAAATTGCCGATTTACCTTGATTACTCTGCGACCACCCCGGTCGATCCGCGCGTTGCGCAAAAGATGAGTGAATGCCTGCTGGTCGACGGAAACTTCGGTAACCCGGCGTCCCGTTCCCACGTGTTCGGCTGGAAAGCTGAAGAGTCCGTCGAAAACGCCCGTCGTCAGGTGGCCGATCTGGTCAACGCTGACCCGCGTGAAATCGTCTGGACATCCGGTGCCACCGAATCCGACAACCTGGCGATCAAGGGTGCGGCGCATTTCTATGGCTCCAAAGGCAAGCACCTGATCACCAGCAAGATCGAACACAAGGCCGTTCTCGACACCATGCGCCAACTGGAGCGTGAAGGTTTCGAAGTGACCTACCTCGAGCCGACTGAAGACGGTCTGATCACCCCTGCGATGATCGAAGCGGCACTGCGCGAAGACACCATTCTGGTGTCGGTGATGCACGTGAACAACGAAATCGGCACCATCAACGACATCGCTGCCATCGGCGAACTGACCCGCTCCAAGGGCGTTCTGCTGCATGTTGACGCGGCTCAGTCCACTGGCAAGGTCGACATTGACCTGCAGAAGCTGAAAGTCGACATGATGTCGTTCTCCGCCCACAAAACCTACGGCCCTAAAGGCATCGGCGCGCTGTACGTCAGCCGCAAGCCGCGTGTGCGCATCGAAGCGACCATGCACGGTGGCGGTCACGAACGTGGCATGCGTTCCGGCACCTTGGCGACCCACCAGATCGTCGGCATGGGCGAAGCGTTCCGTGTAGCCAAGGAAGACATGGCTGCCGAAAACGTGCGCATCAAAGCCCTGAGCGACCGCTTCTACAAGCAGGTCGAGCATCTGGAAGAGCTGTACGTCAACGGCAGCCTGACCGCCCGCGTTCCGCACAACCTGAACCTGAGCTTCAACTACGTTGAAGGCGAGTCGCTGATCATGGCGCTCAAGGATCTGGCGGTATCGTCCGGTTCGGCCTGCACCTCGGCGTCCCTGGAGCCTTCGTACGTTCTGCGCGCCCTCGGCCGCAACGACGAACTGGCACACAGCTCGATCCGTTTCACCTTCGGCCGTTTCACCACCGAAGAAGAAATCGACTACGCCGCGCAGAAAGTCTGCGAGGCCGTTACCAAGCTGCGCGCTCTGTCGCCGCTGTGGGACATGTACAAAGACGGTGTCGACATTTCGAAAATCGAGTGGGCGGCACACTGA
- the iscR gene encoding Fe-S cluster assembly transcriptional regulator IscR translates to MRLTTKGRYAVTAMLDLALHAQHGPVSLADISERQGISLSYLEQLFAKLRRSNLVSSVRGPGGGYQLSRDMQGIQVAQVIDAVNESVDATKCQGQGDCHSGDTCLTHHLWCDLSLQIHEFLSGISLADLVTRREVQEVAQRQDQRRCNGKAPRLDKIEASAVE, encoded by the coding sequence ATGCGACTGACTACAAAAGGCCGATACGCCGTGACCGCCATGCTTGACCTGGCGTTGCACGCGCAGCACGGGCCGGTGTCCCTGGCCGATATCTCCGAGCGCCAAGGCATCTCCCTGTCCTATCTCGAACAGCTTTTCGCCAAGCTGCGCCGCAGTAACCTGGTTTCCAGTGTTCGCGGTCCAGGCGGTGGTTACCAGCTGTCGCGCGACATGCAGGGCATCCAGGTGGCTCAGGTGATCGATGCGGTCAACGAATCGGTCGATGCTACAAAGTGCCAGGGCCAGGGCGACTGCCATTCCGGCGACACCTGCCTGACTCATCACCTGTGGTGCGACCTGAGCCTGCAGATTCACGAATTTCTCAGCGGTATCAGCTTGGCCGACCTCGTAACTCGCCGTGAGGTGCAGGAAGTGGCCCAGCGTCAGGATCAGCGTCGTTGCAATGGCAAGGCGCCGCGCCTGGACAAGATTGAAGCGTCCGCCGTCGAATGA
- the cysE gene encoding serine O-acetyltransferase, whose protein sequence is MFERLREDIQSVFHRDPAARNAFEVLTCYPGMHAIWIHRLAGMLWRNELKWLARLVSNFGRWLTGIEIHPGAKVGRRFFIDHGMGIVIGETAEIGDDVTIYQGVTLGGTSWNKGKRHPTLGDGVVVGAGAKVLGPFTVGAGAKVGSNAVVTKEVPPGATVVGIPGRIIVKSDEEQDAKRKAMAEKIGFDAYGVSEDMPDPVARAIGQLLDHLQAVDGRLEGMCGALKDLGSNYCAKDLPELREEDFACVKGKDQSQAS, encoded by the coding sequence ATGTTTGAGCGTTTGCGTGAAGATATCCAGAGCGTATTCCATCGAGACCCGGCGGCGCGTAACGCTTTTGAAGTCCTGACCTGCTACCCCGGTATGCACGCGATCTGGATTCATCGGTTGGCCGGGATGCTGTGGCGCAACGAGCTGAAATGGCTGGCGCGGCTGGTGTCGAACTTCGGTCGCTGGCTGACCGGGATCGAGATTCATCCGGGTGCCAAGGTCGGACGGCGTTTCTTCATCGATCACGGCATGGGCATCGTCATTGGTGAAACCGCCGAGATCGGCGATGACGTGACCATTTATCAGGGCGTGACCCTCGGCGGCACCAGTTGGAACAAGGGTAAGCGCCACCCGACGCTGGGTGATGGGGTTGTCGTGGGTGCTGGTGCCAAAGTGCTCGGTCCATTCACGGTGGGGGCTGGCGCGAAAGTCGGCTCCAATGCCGTAGTGACCAAGGAAGTGCCGCCGGGCGCTACAGTGGTGGGGATTCCGGGGCGGATCATCGTCAAGTCCGATGAAGAGCAGGATGCCAAGCGCAAGGCGATGGCCGAGAAGATCGGCTTCGATGCTTATGGTGTCAGCGAAGACATGCCCGATCCGGTGGCCCGTGCCATCGGTCAGTTGCTCGATCACCTGCAAGCGGTGGACGGGCGGCTGGAGGGGATGTGCGGCGCGCTGAAGGATCTGGGCAGTAATTACTGTGCGAAAGATCTGCCTGAGCTGCGCGAAGAAGATTTCGCTTGCGTGAAGGGCAAGGATCAGAGCCAGGCCAGCTAA
- the trmJ gene encoding tRNA (cytosine(32)/uridine(32)-2'-O)-methyltransferase TrmJ has protein sequence MLQNIRVVLVNTSHPGNIGGAARAMKNMGLSRLVLVEPRLFPHHEADARASGAGDILENAQVVATLEDALVGCNLVLGTSARDRRIPWPLLDPRECGSKVVEEAGQGAQIALVFGREDSGLTNEELQRCHFHVHIPSDPEFSSLNLGAAVQVLSYEVRMAWLAAQGQPTKIEKEEVASVKSAELATMDELERFYEHLEQTLVAIEFLDPEKPRHLMARLRRLYGRSSVSRAEMNILRGILTETQKAARGELLKRKD, from the coding sequence TTGCTGCAGAACATTCGTGTCGTCCTGGTCAATACCAGCCACCCCGGCAACATCGGCGGGGCCGCGCGCGCCATGAAAAACATGGGTCTGTCGCGGCTGGTGCTGGTCGAACCGCGGTTGTTTCCGCACCACGAAGCCGATGCGCGTGCTTCCGGTGCCGGTGACATTCTTGAAAACGCCCAAGTCGTCGCCACTCTGGAAGACGCTTTGGTCGGCTGCAATCTGGTGCTCGGCACCAGCGCCCGTGACCGGCGCATTCCCTGGCCGCTGCTCGATCCCCGCGAATGCGGGAGCAAAGTGGTCGAGGAAGCGGGGCAGGGCGCACAAATCGCGTTGGTGTTCGGTCGTGAAGACTCCGGCCTGACCAACGAGGAGCTGCAGCGATGTCACTTTCACGTGCACATCCCCTCCGATCCTGAGTTCAGCTCGTTGAACCTCGGGGCGGCGGTGCAGGTGTTGAGCTACGAAGTGCGCATGGCCTGGCTGGCCGCTCAAGGGCAGCCGACCAAGATCGAGAAAGAAGAAGTGGCTTCGGTGAAAAGCGCCGAACTCGCGACCATGGATGAGCTGGAGCGCTTTTACGAGCATCTGGAGCAGACGCTGGTTGCCATCGAATTCCTCGACCCGGAAAAGCCAAGGCACTTGATGGCGCGCCTGCGCCGATTGTACGGACGCAGCTCGGTCAGCCGGGCGGAAATGAATATTTTGCGTGGCATCCTCACGGAAACCCAAAAAGCGGCCCGTGGTGAGCTTCTTAAGCGGAAGGACTGA
- the suhB gene encoding type III secretion system regulator SuhB has product MQPMLNIALRAARSASELIFRSIERLDTIKVDEKDAKDYVSEVDRAAEQKIIDALRKAYPNHSIQGEETGMHVGNGIEGEEYLWIIDPLDGTTNFLRGIPHFAVSIACKYRGRLEHAVVLDPVRQEEFTASRGRGAQLNGRRLRVSGRTSLDGALLGTGFPFRDDQMDNLDNYLGMFRALVGQTAGIRRAGSASLDLAYVAAGRFDAFWESGLSEWDMAAGALLIQEAGGLVSDFTGGHDFLEKGHIVAGNTKCFKAVLTAIQPHLPASLKR; this is encoded by the coding sequence ATGCAGCCCATGCTGAATATCGCGCTGCGCGCCGCCCGCAGCGCCAGTGAACTGATCTTCCGCTCCATCGAGCGCCTGGATACCATCAAGGTCGACGAAAAAGACGCCAAGGATTATGTATCCGAGGTCGATCGCGCCGCCGAACAGAAAATCATCGATGCTCTGCGCAAGGCTTACCCGAATCACTCGATCCAGGGTGAAGAGACCGGCATGCATGTCGGTAACGGCATCGAAGGCGAAGAGTACCTGTGGATCATCGATCCACTGGACGGCACCACCAACTTCCTGCGTGGCATTCCTCACTTTGCTGTCAGCATTGCCTGCAAATACCGTGGTCGCCTGGAACACGCAGTGGTTCTGGACCCGGTTCGCCAGGAAGAATTCACCGCCAGCCGTGGTCGCGGCGCTCAACTGAACGGTCGTCGTCTGCGCGTCAGCGGTCGCACCAGCCTCGACGGCGCTCTGCTGGGCACTGGCTTCCCGTTCCGTGACGACCAGATGGACAACCTCGACAACTACCTGGGCATGTTCCGCGCCCTGGTTGGCCAGACTGCCGGCATCCGCCGCGCCGGCTCCGCCAGCCTGGACCTGGCCTACGTGGCTGCCGGTCGTTTCGACGCGTTCTGGGAATCGGGTCTGTCCGAGTGGGACATGGCTGCCGGCGCCCTGCTGATTCAAGAAGCTGGCGGCTTGGTGAGCGACTTCACCGGCGGTCACGATTTCCTTGAAAAAGGCCACATCGTTGCCGGTAACACCAAATGCTTCAAGGCAGTACTGACGGCGATCCAGCCGCACCTGCCGGCTTCGCTGAAGCGCTAA
- a CDS encoding glycine zipper 2TM domain-containing protein, whose protein sequence is MNKSLLVGAVLGAVGVTAGGAVATYSLVKSGPEYAQVLAVEPVKTQIKTPREVCKDVAVTRQAPVKDQHQILGTAIGAVAGGLLGNQIGGGTGKKIATVAGAVGGGYAGNKVQEGMQNRDTYTTTQTRCNTVNDISDKVVGYDVRYSLDGKEGKVRMDRDPGNQIPVDKEGKLILSQNQPAQ, encoded by the coding sequence GTGAACAAGTCGTTGCTGGTTGGTGCGGTATTGGGTGCTGTCGGTGTGACTGCCGGGGGTGCTGTTGCCACCTACAGCCTGGTTAAAAGCGGCCCTGAGTATGCGCAAGTGCTGGCCGTTGAGCCGGTCAAAACACAGATCAAGACTCCACGTGAAGTGTGCAAGGATGTTGCTGTAACCCGCCAGGCGCCGGTCAAGGATCAACACCAGATCCTCGGTACCGCGATTGGTGCGGTAGCGGGTGGTTTGCTGGGTAACCAGATCGGCGGCGGTACCGGCAAGAAGATTGCCACGGTCGCTGGCGCGGTCGGTGGCGGTTATGCCGGTAACAAGGTGCAGGAAGGCATGCAGAACCGCGATACCTACACCACCACCCAGACTCGCTGTAACACCGTGAATGACATCAGCGACAAGGTTGTCGGTTACGACGTGCGTTATTCGCTGGATGGCAAGGAAGGCAAAGTGCGGATGGACCGTGATCCGGGCAACCAGATTCCGGTGGACAAGGAAGGTAAGTTGATTCTGTCGCAGAATCAGCCGGCTCAATAA
- the secF gene encoding protein translocase subunit SecF: MLRTINFMGVRNFAFGVTVFLTLLAIFSVVHKGMNWGLDFTGGTLIELTYERPADVTKVREELVTSGYHEAIVQSFGATTDLLVRMPGEDPQLGHQVAEALQKVGGDNPATVKRVEFVGPQVGEELRDQGGLGMLLALGGILIYLAFRFQWKFAVGAIVSLIHDVIVTVGILSFFQITFDLTVLAAVLAIIGYSLNDTIVVFDRVRENFRVLRKASLIENINISTTQTLLRTMATSISTLLAIAALLFFGGDNLFGFSIALFIGVLAGTYSSIYIANVVLIWLNLSTEDLIPPANTEKEVDDRP; the protein is encoded by the coding sequence ATGTTACGTACAATCAACTTCATGGGCGTTCGCAACTTCGCGTTCGGCGTCACAGTGTTTCTCACGTTGCTGGCTATTTTCAGCGTCGTCCACAAGGGCATGAACTGGGGCCTGGACTTCACCGGCGGTACGCTCATCGAGCTGACCTACGAGCGTCCGGCCGACGTCACCAAAGTGCGTGAAGAGCTGGTGACTTCCGGTTATCACGAAGCCATCGTGCAGAGCTTTGGTGCAACCACCGACTTGCTCGTACGTATGCCAGGCGAAGACCCGCAGTTGGGTCATCAGGTAGCCGAGGCTTTGCAGAAAGTCGGCGGCGACAACCCGGCGACGGTCAAGCGTGTCGAGTTCGTCGGCCCGCAGGTCGGTGAAGAACTGCGCGACCAGGGCGGCCTCGGCATGCTGCTGGCGCTCGGCGGCATCCTGATCTACCTGGCTTTCCGCTTTCAGTGGAAATTCGCGGTCGGCGCCATCGTTTCGCTGATTCACGACGTGATCGTGACTGTCGGTATCCTGTCGTTCTTCCAGATCACCTTCGACCTGACGGTGCTGGCTGCGGTACTGGCGATCATCGGTTACTCGCTGAACGACACCATCGTCGTGTTCGACCGGGTTCGTGAGAACTTCCGTGTGCTGCGCAAGGCTTCGCTGATCGAGAACATCAACATCTCGACCACTCAGACCCTGCTGCGGACTATGGCAACGTCGATCTCCACCTTGCTGGCGATCGCTGCGCTGCTGTTCTTCGGTGGCGACAACCTGTTCGGCTTCTCCATCGCGCTGTTCATCGGTGTTCTGGCGGGTACCTACTCGTCGATCTACATCGCGAACGTGGTGCTGATCTGGCTGAACCTGAGCACCGAGGATCTGATTCCTCCGGCCAACACCGAGAAGGAAGTCGACGACCGTCCATAA
- the secD gene encoding protein translocase subunit SecD has translation MLNKYPLWKYILILAVLAVGLIYSAPNLYPDDPAIQISGASTALQVNQADLDRVSTALRESGINVKAASLAANGKGGLIRLTKAEDQLPAKDVVRKALGDDYVVALNLAQTTPQWLRNLGAHPMKLGLDLSGGVHFLLEVDMDKALDARLKVYEGDVKSLLRKEKLRYRSLPQLGGAIQLGFSDADSREQARALIRKNFNDFDIVPADLNGQPVLRLAMTPAKLAEIREYSIKQNLTTVRNRVNELGVAEPIVQRQGANRIVVELPGVQDTAEAKRILGKTANLEFRLAAEPGASKATSETFEFREGKRPPAQIERGLIITGDQVTDAKAGFGEHGTPEVNIRLDGHGGELMSRATRSNVGRSMAVIFIEQRPVTTYVKQVVDGVEKDVPVQTFKEEKKIISLATIQSPLGAQFRITGLNGQGESSELALLLRAGGLAAPMYFAEERTIGPSLGADNITKGIDASLWGMLFVSLFIIAIYRFFGLIATVALAVNMVLLLALMSLLGATLTLPGIAGIVLTMGMAVDANVLIFSRIREEIAAGMTVQRAINEGFGRAFTAILDANLTTLLVGGILFAMGTGPVKGFAVTMSLGIFTSMFTAIMVTRAMVNLIFGGRDFKKLWI, from the coding sequence ATGCTGAACAAATATCCTCTGTGGAAATACATTCTGATCCTGGCGGTGCTGGCGGTCGGTCTGATTTATTCCGCTCCCAATCTATACCCTGATGACCCGGCCATTCAGATCAGCGGCGCCAGCACGGCACTGCAGGTCAATCAGGCCGATCTGGATCGCGTCAGCACCGCGCTGCGTGAGTCCGGGATCAACGTCAAGGCAGCTTCGCTGGCCGCCAACGGCAAGGGCGGTCTGATCCGTCTGACCAAGGCTGAAGACCAGCTGCCGGCCAAGGACGTTGTGCGCAAGGCATTGGGTGATGACTACGTCGTCGCACTGAACCTGGCACAGACCACCCCGCAATGGCTGCGCAACCTCGGCGCGCACCCGATGAAGCTGGGTCTGGACTTGTCCGGTGGTGTGCACTTCCTGCTGGAAGTGGACATGGACAAAGCCCTCGACGCCCGCCTGAAAGTCTACGAAGGCGACGTCAAGAGCTTGCTGCGCAAAGAGAAGCTGCGCTATCGCAGCCTGCCACAACTGGGCGGCGCCATTCAGTTGGGCTTCAGCGATGCTGACTCCCGCGAACAGGCCCGTGCGCTGATCCGCAAGAACTTCAACGATTTCGACATTGTTCCGGCCGACCTCAACGGTCAACCGGTGCTGCGTCTGGCGATGACCCCGGCCAAGCTGGCGGAAATCCGTGAATACTCCATCAAGCAGAACTTGACCACGGTACGTAACCGCGTCAACGAGCTGGGTGTTGCCGAACCGATCGTTCAGCGTCAGGGCGCCAACCGCATCGTGGTTGAGCTGCCGGGCGTGCAGGACACTGCCGAAGCCAAACGTATTCTCGGCAAGACGGCCAACCTCGAGTTCCGTCTGGCTGCAGAGCCGGGTGCTTCGAAAGCCACTTCCGAAACTTTCGAGTTCCGTGAAGGTAAGCGTCCTCCTGCGCAGATCGAGCGTGGCCTGATCATCACCGGTGACCAGGTAACTGACGCCAAGGCTGGTTTCGGCGAGCACGGCACACCTGAAGTGAACATCCGTCTGGATGGCCACGGTGGCGAGCTGATGAGCCGCGCGACCCGTTCGAACGTGGGCCGCAGCATGGCGGTGATCTTCATCGAACAGCGTCCGGTGACCACCTACGTCAAGCAGGTTGTCGACGGCGTCGAGAAAGACGTGCCGGTTCAGACCTTCAAGGAAGAGAAGAAGATCATCAGCCTGGCGACCATTCAGTCGCCGCTGGGTGCGCAGTTCCGCATCACCGGCCTGAACGGCCAGGGTGAATCGTCCGAGCTGGCGCTGCTGCTGCGTGCCGGTGGTCTGGCCGCGCCGATGTACTTCGCTGAAGAGCGCACAATCGGTCCGAGCCTGGGTGCTGACAACATCACCAAAGGTATCGATGCATCGTTGTGGGGCATGCTGTTCGTCTCGCTGTTCATCATCGCCATCTACCGCTTCTTCGGTTTGATCGCCACGGTCGCGCTGGCGGTGAACATGGTGCTGCTGCTGGCGCTGATGTCGCTGCTGGGTGCAACGCTGACCCTGCCGGGTATCGCCGGTATCGTCCTGACCATGGGTATGGCGGTCGACGCCAACGTGCTGATCTTCTCGCGGATCCGTGAAGAGATCGCCGCCGGCATGACCGTGCAGCGTGCAATCAACGAAGGCTTCGGCCGGGCATTCACCGCGATTCTCGACGCCAACCTGACCACTCTGCTGGTCGGCGGCATCCTCTTCGCCATGGGCACCGGCCCGGTGAAGGGCTTCGCAGTGACCATGTCCCTCGGGATCTTTACCTCGATGTTCACGGCCATCATGGTGACCCGCGCAATGGTCAACCTGATCTTCGGCGGACGTGACTTCAAGAAGTTGTGGATTTAA